The Gavia stellata isolate bGavSte3 chromosome 1, bGavSte3.hap2, whole genome shotgun sequence DNA segment TTGATTTACCATGCAGTATCTCAAGGGCTGGTTCATTTGCTGTTCTGAATTATTGCAGCTTCTGCAATCCTTGATACCTGAATTTTCAGCACTGTAAGGTTCGGGGTATGCAGTCATGATTAATAAAAAGATCaaagttattttaaacacataatATTTGGGGAATCATAAATAATGTTCACAAATAACATTAACAAATAACATACAATTTTCAAGACCTTACAAAGTGCTAATGtataggtatttttatttccttatacCTTGCTGGCTTGCAATGTAACTCCAAGAAACTTCAGGTTTCATGGAATCCTGGCAGAAATTGTGGAGCCCAACCTTGTATGGAAAATTCAGTTAAATCAAATGAAGATCTAAAAGTCAATGAGCATAAACTATACCTCAGTGAACGTTTTGATTTATGTGAATGGATACCATAGCTGTAACTGATTAATCTAAATTTTCCTGAGCATCCACATCCCAAAACCAAGGTGCTGGAATGTGAGTCTTCCCAGCTGAAGGCAATGCACTTGGTACTGTAATGGCTCATATGGGCTCATATGGGAAACGGATCTAGTTTGCAAGAGGAAAGTGGGTCAGAATGGACAAACTGAAAGACTGCAAGAGAAAATAGTTTCAGCAGAAAACAATTCTGTAACTTGCTGTGTTATACTCAAAATACATAGGTGGTGTAGCTCCTCCTTGTGTTAGCCTCAAAGTGATGCAACTCCCACGCAGGGGTGCCAGTATTGCAACATTTAGCAAAGAGCTGTTAGAAGGGAAGCCTTACGAAAGGTATTTGTTTGTCCCTCTCTTACTCTCTGTATTATCCTGTTCGCTGTTGTACCTTCAAACACCGTGATACCTATAGACACCAGAATCAACAGCTTGGAATGAAACCAGCTTGAAAGACACAAGTTTTTTTCAATACATCAGATAAAGCAGTGGCTGTTGATTATGGCAAACTACTAGAGAGATGTGTGGTTGTTTGCAACTTCTTTGTTACACTAACACGATGtccttccttgctttctttAGCAAACACGGACAGATTTCTCCTGGGATGGTATCAATGTGAGTATGCGCCACACCACTGTTCAAATTTCTAGTCATAGGAAGACCAGGATTTGTCTGCCATTGGATACAGTGGAGACCAGAACGGAAACATGACTGAAAGTCTTTAGTGCCACTGAAATTCTGGGAAATGTCTAAGGTTCTGAGGATGGTGATGAATTTTTGTTTGCCTCTGGGTCTTTTGCTGTCTGGCAGGTATTTAGATCTGCAGGTGGCTATTAAATTGCCATTGTCATTGTGTGTCATTTCATATGTTCTCTTTTTGAGATTTCTGGGCACTGCCAGATAAAAAAGGTGTCTGTCcagcatgtttaaaaaatcAGTAGTCTTTTATTAGAGCATCATTTGATCTTCTCCAGGAGTCTGGGAGAAATGTATCCTTCATTTTCAGTTGCATACAGAAGTAAAAGAATTCTTAATGTCCCCTGGGGGAGATGGTCAGCACCAGTTAACTTCAGTTAACAAGCGGACgaagaaacaagcaaacattttaataacataTGTTCCTTGTTGCTCTTAATACCTATGCCATGgacaaaatctgattttatttttttctttttcactaatGCAAAACCAGCATCCTGAAAAGCGAATAATGCGTGTTAGTGACACCAAAccattttttctgctctggaggcttaaaaaatgtgttcacATAAATTAGCTTTGATAGTTTTGTACACTTGGAAAGGCAGAATAAGAAGCTGCATTTTGGtagcataaatattttcaaattctgGATACTTTCAAAACTTTTCAATGGCTGTCATTTTCTGGTTCTCTGTAGTTTGAAAGCACTTGGGCCACTGAATATCAAGGGCATTTATATTGTTAACTAACCCTCGCTCTTCTGACATCTCTTTCATCGTGGCAGTTATGGCTTGGGATCTTTTACCTAGGCTCAGTTAGAGAAACAAATTGTGCAGAAAAATTACGGTGCATGCAGCAACTGTCCTGAAGAAATTTGTCAGGTTTTTCCTCACTGCACTTCTGAAAAGCACTGCTGAAAGCAAGGTGCACAAAGTCATGTTTCCTTAAAGATAGTAGAAGGCAGTTTCCTTACTTGCAGTTTCCCATTTTCCAACCCATTCTGAATCCATGGAGCTCTTTCATAATGCAGCTCTTGCTCTTTCTTAGTGTAATTCCATAGATCTTTGGTATCAAAGCTGGCTCATGAATTTCCTTTCGTTCCCATTCATTCCTGCCTTCATCTCATAGCTCTCCAGCCTCGTCATGGTAGAGACCTTCTgcagtttatttgcttttacGGACCATTTCCATGAGGTGGCTCACAGCACAGCCCCCAAGACTGACTTGAAACAAATGGGTAGATActgagcagcagcacccaggcgGGAATGACCAGTGGGGCATAGATGGACATTCTTCAACCAGCTTCATCACTAAAGGAGATGCATCACAAAACAAGGGCTGTGTTCTCAGCTGCACCTTTCACTTTTTACTGTTCTTCCCCTGCTTTCTGATTTCTTCACCTCACATGTTACACACAGACGTTCCTGGCTCCAAAGTTACAGGATGCCTTAGCTGCTGCATTTACACTCAGTTTCCAAAGATACTCACCCCTCTCATTTTGGCAATTGACTGGAATTATATGCAGTTCAACGTCTTTACAATGCCTTCCTTTGCCTCCAACTATTTGACTGCCTAGTTATTGCTCCTCTCACCTTCTGTGAGGTTTGTGTTTATCACCAAACATTTGAATCATGTCAGGTTTTAAAACTTCCAGTGTCATGATCGCTACTTTTGAGTATCCTTGTGTTTGAAACATGCTGGACTTGATTTTCAGAGAGGTTGAAATGAAGAGCAGAAGCAATGCTTGTTTAGCCCTTGTGAAAATTAAGCCTCACATGCAATTCCTGGCACCTCTGATGAATTAATCTTGAGGGATTGTGTTTTACGATGATGTTTGTGACTGCTGCCTCTCCCAATAGTTTCCTGTCCTTGTTACTCAGTGGCTGAGGATGAACACAGAGAAAGGAGTAAAGGGAGTTAAGCAGAACTGTATATCTCATTTCTTGTTGTAGGTGCTTGAAACAGGACACATCACTGATATACGCATGTTCATTTTATTAAGACCAcatgagaagaaatgaaaaccaaaattaacATATGAAAATCAATATCTGTAGTATGATGCATATATGATTCATTACTGTGTCTTGCCTATCACATTGTCAGCTCCCCATTGTAAGCTCTCTGAATTGTCCATCAGCCATGTCTTGCGTCTCTAACAAAGAGTTGGGAACAGTGCAGCATGTCTATGGAGGACTGGCAGCAGCCAAAGGGAGGCTTCTCACAGcctgcttctgcctctcccaCTGACCTTGCCTCACTCAGTCGCAGTGCTATGCAATATCCAGTCCTGGTTAAATATATTctaatttttccttcccttcttttgttctttgtctTGTTGCTTGCTTCTGCTCCTCATCTTCCCCCTACCTTCTGGAATCCTTATACTGATTTCTCAATTCACtaccttttctccttcctggatataatttcttcatattctctctcttttcagctCTCTATGGAAGATACGACCTCCATCCTCCCCAAGCTGAAACGCAACTCCAATGCTTATGGGATTGGGGCTTTGGCTAAATCATCTTTCTCTGGTGAGGTCCTCAAAATTTGGGTTTATCCTTGGCAGCGTCTCTACACAGGCCTTTGTGCCTCTTCCCATATCTCCCTGTTGCTCTCCCACTGGCTTCTTTCTGACTCTTGCCTTTTCCAGGCCTTAGAGGAGTCTCCACCACCGTGGTTCTAGGTATAGAAATCTCTTATTTATTGCCctttcaaagaaagaacagaTTTGTCTTACGCCTGTTGGCTTCTTACCATGCACCCCAGCTCAGACATCTTCAACTGTTTCCCCTCAAACAGTCTTGGGTTTAACcccattttctatttcttagtTTGTTCACTTCCAGGCTTCATCCTTCATGCCCAACTCTGTCCTAAATGGATTctaggcaaggaaggaaaaggtcTTTCATATTTAgggtttccctttttcccctttctgagAACCAGTCCAAGGAAAGATGGAGAAACTCTCCTGGAGAGTGATACAGTGAAAGGTGGGAGACACCCAACCCAAGGCCTGAACCCTGTcgggaagggaggggagaagctCCACTTCCAAGAGAGCTAAACAGCATGGCAGACAACCCTGGAGCTGTGTAATAGCCCCTCCTTGTTTTCTAATGTCTGGCCCCTTAGGGATATCTCGCAGCATGAAGGACCATGTCACAAAGCCAACGGCTATGGGCCAAGGCCGTGTGGCTCACATGATCGAATGGCAAGGCTGGGGCAAAGGtaacagccagcagcagcagcacacgcATGAGACAGCACGCAAAGACGCTGATGCCTACTCAGACCTGAGTGATGGTGAAAAGGAGGCCCGATTCCTTGCAGGTAGCGCTAACTTTTTGTCACGTGGCTTGGATTGGTTGGGATGTGCTAGAGTAGAATCCCTGAGAGAACAAAGTGCAGGAACCCAAAAAACACACGCAGGAGAGCCTGTGGACAGTTCATATGGCCAAAGGAGATGAGAGGCTGTGATTGGAGTATTGCCAATGGAATGTAAAGCGGAGAGGATGAGGGCCAACTGTGGGCGATGGGTGTTACTGAGGTAGGAGAAGAGTAGGACAGTGTGACCAAGAGATGAGGTTAAAGCGGGTGGTGAGAAGTGGAGGCTTTCACACAtccctgcttcccctccctgTCTCCTTTGGCACAGGAGTGATGGAGCAGTTTGCTATTTCTGAGGCAACTCTCATGGCCTGGTCGTCCATGGATGGTGAGGATGTGAGTGTAAACTCAAATCAAGAGAATCCATCAGGCAACTACCCTGAGAACTATCAGGAACTAATGGAGAGCCAAGGTGAGCTCCAGTGCCTCTTGCTAATCTTGAAACACCCCTTTCCTGCTCTTGTTGTCATGTTGCTCTCTTTCCCTCTACCCTGTTTTATTCTGTAGCCTCAATTTTTGGGACTGGGATCTAGCAGAGGCATCACCTATTTGTGGAGCTGTCCAAGGAATCTAATCTTAACAGGGAGGCTCCAGAGCCCagttcctttgccttttttgggcACGACTGTGGAAAGCTACCAGCTCTTGCAGTCACTTGTGGGTATAATCAAGGTCTTCTGCCTACTGCCTAGAACTGCCTTTTCTCTTCACCCTCCTCCCCTCAAAAGGATTAATCTACCCTGTAGAGTGCGGTGCCGTGCATAGGCACACAAGCTATCTGAATGAGCCAGCTTGGCCCAGAGAAGGTGTCTAACTGCCTGTTGTTTCCCTCCTTTACTTGCAGAGCATATGGCCCAGACACAGTATGACAGCTGGCCTCATTCCTACGTCTCGCAGGGCATGTATTGCTTAGGTTCATCCGATGCCTGGGAGACCAGTGACCAGTCCCTCATCGCTTCCCCAGCAACTGGCTCCTACTTAGGCCAGAATTTTGATGAGTCCCAGACAAAccttcaggaaagcattttgaTTCAGAGcagccttctccagcagcaacagctgCAGCAACAGCGGCAGGAGCAGAACTTCATCCAGAGCACGGGGCTGGTCCACGTGTGGCCCCTGCAGACTGCTCAGGGTGGGGGCGGGGCTGAGTCCAGCACATACATGGAGGACCACATTGAGGATGAAGGGAACCCACGGCTGGAGAAGGCGCCTCTCCTGAACAAGAAGCCCTCTCCAGAGGAGGATGATGCAGTGTGCCGGGACCTGGAATCACTGTCTCCTCGAGAGGAGATGGAACATGCTGCACTGAGCCGCAAAGTCTCAGATGTCACCTCCTCTGGGGTGCAGTCCTTTGatgaggaagagggagaaacaaACAACTGATGCTTTCTGTGAAGTTCTCATCACTGCTGAACAAAGAGAGGGGTGGCAAGGAATGAAATGGCAGGGATTCTTCTCTCCAGCTCCCCATACTTCCAAGCAGACACACCTTCCATTCctgacatttaaatatttttttaaacaagaggAAAATCTCAAAGTGAGTGACACATGAAGacctcttcttcccctccaccATGGACACATATTTTTGATTTTCATTGCTCTGGGCAACACATGTGAGGTGCTTGGAGAGATCTGGATTGGTAAATCATTTCTAAATCTTTTTAATACAAAGTCTTGGCTGTGGATACAAACTCTTCTGGTACTGGGGATGTGGCTGATGAGACAGGCTTGGTATAGGGAGTGGCTATGTGGCTAGAATCCATCTTGGCAGAATGGATGTTGCTCTGTGGACATGGTCCCCTTTGATAGAATATAGGAATGTAAACTGGCTTAAAACGAAGATACGGCTTTACAAATATAGATTGCACTAGTATTGTGATTGTGGCTTTTACAGAGGCTAAGGCTGTATTCGATACAGACTGTACTGAGATGAAAGATTCGCTGTGTAACCAGATCCTCAATAGCACCTTGATATGAAATTGTAGCTCGATGGATACAAACTGCGCTCCGTGGGCAATGGGCTGTGCTGCAGTACAGATGGTGTGGCTCTGTGGGCATGGCTCTACTGTGGCATGGAAGAATGGATGCAGATATGAATCTAACCCTGCTCTCAGATATTCATGCTTTGGTCTCTTTCTagtctttcatttatttgtttctctctttgACATTTCTACCTTCCCAGGAGCTGGCAAGAGCGGTGTGTCCTTTTGGCATTGGGCACTGGATGCCAATGGAAAGGACATTTTCAGCTCCAGAGACAGTCATAAAAAGCTGACTCTTGCAGGGGGCTTGAGAACATGTCCAtcttggtgctgctgctgtatCCTTCTGTCTTTTCCCTTGCCAGCAGTATGGGGAGACCCAGAGAGTAGGCAGCAGATGCAGGAACAGTGTGTACAGCTATGAGATCACAGATATCCGGTTTACATTGGAGTTTTcggtttttgcttttttttaatctttttatattGCTGGGTAAGTGTTCCTAACAAAGTGGTTAATAGTGGGAAAGGCCTGTACTCCAGTCATCACTTAACAGAAGTACTGCATCTTTCCcatttctgccactccttctgCAGTGCCAAATGTAGCTGGAGGAAAAGGGGTGAGAAGAAGTTTTCTCCTCCTATTTACTTCTTCTACCtgcctgtattttcttcttttgttttcctaccCCCAACAATGTAAATAATGCTCAGTACTTggcctgtttctttttccctcccgTCTCTTTTTTAGGAGTGGAGAAAGCTAATTTCAGGAGTTTTTCCTATTTGTACaggttctatttttttttttcctgttaaaaaaatatggtTCATTGACTAGGGGGAATTCAGTCTCTTGCAATTCCTCTCCATGTTTCTACAGACCTCCTTTAGGCGGGGAGGggttttgaaaggaaatggaaCAAACTGTCTCCTCTCAAGCTCTCACCAGAAAATAAATGggagcaaaagcaaaagaaaaaaattgtacaaGGCTATCGATTTTGCTACAGGACTGAACAGAACCAGCAGAGATTACCCAAGTGCAGAGTTTTAACTGCAATACCTCTTGCAAGGAAGCATCAGCAAAGCATGGGTTTAGATCAGATGCTAGATCTGATGAGCTAGAGAAAGGAATTTGCCTGGACACTGCCATACTGCCCCAGGGGCAACTCCTTCTCACTTGCTGTGACTCATATCTACTCTGTTTAATTCATGATACATTCACCTCTTCTTTGCCTCCTCTTCAGgcttggtgtattttttggatGACAGAAGAGTGATACGTGCTTCTTCCCTGATTCAAGTTTAGACCCAGCATATTTGCAGGGAAGAATGTCTGAGGAGAATAAAATGTGACTGAAGTAATATCATCAAGTGTCAGAGTTCAGACAGCTCCGGGCAAGCAAAGCAGATGATGTCCAGGATTTACGAAAAGTACAAATGGGACTCTCAGGTAGAACTTTACCCCACTCAGCTTTCTCCCACTTACACAGGCAGCTGCATGAAGAGGGTCCTCTGTGAACGCCCAAGTCTTTCCAGCCAAGTCCACTTCAAGCGGatctgtcttccctctccattGCACCTCTAAAGGAAAGACCTTTGGGATATTTAAGTAAGACTGGTAATTTGGTGTAGGTAAGAGATAAAAATTTTTGTGACCACCTTTTTTTTACCCATTTGCTTGGGCTTGCTTACATCTCTCTAAGGAGGTGGCTCTTCTCCTGAATGATGCCCTTTCAAAATCTCTTTAAAGATGTTTACGCATTCAGGTGCTAACCTCCCCTGGGCAGGAGGGCTTGATAAAGATGATCTCCTACAGTTCTTGCAGGGCCAGTGCTAGCTCATTGTCCTGAACTGGTTTGGGTCTAGCCATGGAGCAGGGCCTAGGAAATCACACTAGCCAGAACAGGGAGACGGGGCAAGTGCCAAGAGCACCTCAGCAGATGATTAATGAGTAAGTGTTAaccttttcttatttcttttttaaaaagccttcaGGGAAACAAAAATGGTCAGTTATGTTCCTTTGTGGGAGAAGATTTGGGTGGcttgttgcttttttctccaaacCGTTTTGTTCCCACGTGCCTCTCCAGGACCAGTCTGGATGTTTACAATAACTTTCAGAGTGGCTTTGAATGATCCCTCCATCTTGTTTACAGGATTGGGACAAGTGGGTCAACTTGTCCAgggcttctttttcttttaatgtggaCATGTGATACATTTACTAAGATGTCCATTCGATGTCTAAAAGATGTACATTATCTCCATGCAAGGCAGTGACATGGAATTATCTACATGGgaaaaagtgtgaaaaaaaattgactttgCAGAAAAATCTATAGAGttcaacaggaaaagaaaatgtatatcTGTAGAGTTTTCTAACCTCTGTGGAATGGGATAGAGAATTATACCCTGCTTTATAATTCCATAGCCTGATCTCTAGAAACCTGGAGATAGACTCTCACTCCCTGTGAATTCTGACTGGTTTGAAGACTACTCTCTATATAAACTTTCAAGCTTACTAAGTTCTATAAAACTTTTTCATAAAGGTCTTGACTTTCTGTGAACAATAAAAATTCagcctttttctgaaaaaaagaaaaaggctaaTTTCCATGACCTCTCCACAATCCAAAAGAGAAATGTATCTGTCTCTACAGTTGCCAGGAGCTTGACTGGAGAGAACAGGTCTGCCCATCAACACTTCCGACCTGAGTGAGCATCCTGAGCTGAACTGGAAAGGCAGTTTGAATCtctttgaaaatggaaaatggttTGTATAACCTGGCCTTTTCTTATGTAACAGGCCTGCTGCTTGTGTGTATCCAATATCAGAGAGAGGGACCTGGAACCTACTGTACTTTTCCCAGAAAAGCTGTTACTATATAGCTACACCTATTCAAGCATACGGACAGCACAGGTGCTCTGTGAGCAAAATTTGGCCTGCAGTTCCTTTATCCTGGTGAGGAGGGATGAGTAGGAGAGAGGCCAGCCAAATACTCAGAGCCCAAATTGAATTTGTAAAGCTGAAAATAAGCAGGAAAGGTAAGCTCAGTATCCCTGATCTACAGTTACTAAGAAACGGAGCCCTGCTGTTCATTTACACAAATCCTTTGTAGAGCAGAGCTGCACTACATAAAAATTTTGGATTTTCTTGAAGCAGCGGAGGTAGAAGATTCCCATCTTCCCCCCTGCCGCCAGCCTGTGTCTTCAATAGGAACTTGTTGAAGTTAGTGTGCTGAACACGTATGAAAGCTTAAACACAAATGACCCTAATTGAAAAAGATCTCAGATTCCACTGCAAGAAAATTCTTTCTTGGCCCTTTCCCCATGATTGCTCATATGTGATTAGTTACACTATTtcataagtttttcttttatataaatgtTAAGCTTTCTTTACAAGCCTTGTGAGTTCTCTTCAACTCCATTACCTCAGGCTCTGGGATGGAGAAGTCAATCTGcttctttcagtttctgtgcCTCTAAATCATCTTCTTCTGGGAAGCTGCTGACAAGTCACCCACTTGTTTTTCTCCACTGAAAACTTTAACATCGCCGTTCATGATAGGCTTGCAGCAGAGAACAGAGTTTAGCCATACCTCTAAGCTGATCGAATGGTGAGGTGCTGTGAAGGAGGCAGCCCTCTGCCCTGACCGTGCTCACCTCCCACAATCCTTGTGCAGATGCTGACGCACAGCCGACCCTACAGCAGGCCAGTGCACTTTCACCCTACTATAAAAGTGAAGAGAGAACAGTTGtgagcagagggagggagagcacTATTCTTAGCAGCTGGCCTTCATATCAGGTTAGGGAAACTGTGAAAGTGCACTTCGAAATGGCATCTTCATGATGAGTCTAAGCTGCTAAAAGGAGCTGCCATGCCTCCTCCCTTCCGTGACCACCAGCTGTATGCTGCTTCTGCCTAAGAAGCGCCAGTGCTAACACTCATTTGGCTGCACAGGAACTGGCCCCATTGAAAACTAAGCCAGTCGCCTATCAAAATAAGGGTTTCCGTGGGATCAGCTCCTTGCATTGTTTCACCTGGTGAGGCAAGCATCACTGAGGGCTGGTGAAACATGCAGATGGTCACActgaagaatatttcttttgttgcaGACGCAACTTAAATTGGCTTAAGCTGATTGTGAGATAACTGTCTGAGTAGAATAAACCCAGCTGGGGTACCAGGGAGGATATattcccccccttccttcccgaGTGTTTTCCTTAGAATTTCTAGTATGCTCTTAGCTGATTTGGCTTTTGTTGTTACTTAATGCCCTGTTATTTCCCTCACTATTCCCTCCCCTTCCACAGGCTCCTTTGAGATAATCCCTTCCAATCAGGCAGGAGGAGATGAGTAACTTGATATATGCATGGAATTAGTAAAACTAACATGTACAAATCTCATATGCACTCAGTGATTACACTCCACGGCAGCTAAGGATACTAATAACTCTTCTTCTGTAATTGCAAGAGGCAGAGCCTTGTGCAGGAGTGAAGCACACAGCTGTTGAAGTGAGGTTTATCTCTGTCTTTAAGCCAGTTCCAATCTAGCGTGAGATCCAGAATGGCACTTCAGACCTAGGCAGAGTCTGTGCATGATGTACTGTGTACAAcaacaactgaaaaatactaGTTGTAGGCCCAGAGAAGAGAACTGGAGAGAAGGAAACTGTTCTCTTCATTTGACAGAGGTATGAGGCATGGTGGTGAGGCAAGGCAGTGTGCGACAGTACAGGCTTGTGGACAGCTGTGTACGCTCTATGCAGTAGCAAGGAGAAGTCTAGCTAGAGGGGGAAAGATGTTGAGAAAGGCTTGGGAAAAAGATCAAGAAAAGCTTGAAGTCTTATGTTCACACAACACAGGTAGGAAACTTCATGGCAGACTCCAGGCAGAATGGGCTCAGGCAGAGAATTGCTACACAAGCTGTACCGCCAGGATTGGTGCAGCTTATGGTACTCCTTAGTCCCAGCCACACTTCTTTCTGTAAGACAGAGTGATAGGAAAGAGACCTCCCTGAATTCGGGCacctgctggctgctgcttcaTCATCTTCAGACGACAGTTCACAATAGGCTTAATTCTTCAGGGGAATCATATAAGAAATATGTCAAATGAGAACTTAGTCATTGTCCAGATGAACTTAATGTGAGTTCTGTTCTCATTGGAAACCCAAAATACCTAAATTTAGTTCAGTTTGCCTTAACTGTTGTATTGGTAATTGCctagaaagagaaacaaactaaaataaatCCATGTTGTTGTGGAGAGCAGAGCAACGTTGGCATACTCTAAGCTCTTCCTTCTAACTTCTCCCAGATGGAATTTCCCTTGTTCAGACAACTCTAAACAATCTGGCATTTCCCTTAAACTAACTGtttgacttttttccaaaagaaaaaggaaaagaaaggaaagaaatccatTCTAATATAGAGATTGTCACCCGCTGGTACCCTTACATCTAGAATAATATAAATAAGTAACAGTTTCATCTTTGATTTCCTTCTCCTGTAGCAACCTGACAGGGAAAGATTTCTATGCCATGGCTCaggtaaaggaaaaataaacagggaaAATGTGAGTAAAGTAGTGCCTATCAGAACTAAATATATGGGTAGCACAGCCTACAGTCATTAAAGCACAGTCTCACATATGAATGCAAGCTGTAATGTCAATGTCAGATGCCTCTTTTGTATCGTAGGCTTTTCCCAGGCTAAGTAGTAAACCTGCACAGGAGCAGAAGAGAACAGCTGGACGTTGGTGCCAGAACAATGTCTCTCTTCATCTCAGAACGCATCATGGAGCCTGGGCAAGACTGTTGGGGACACTATGCTctctcagcagcacagccagcttcaTGAATTGACTGGGGTTAGGGATGGAGACAAGTCATCGTTATGCTAACAAATGGACATGGAGGACCTGCACTTAGAACATTAGGGTCTGTTTGCATCCTTGCACcgacttttttccccagcacagaCAGAACAAAGAGTTATCTTTTCCTTGGAAATCAAGAGCAGCTCTGTGATTGTCAGTGTTGGtctgtgcaaaagaaaatatgtgaTATATTTTTCCAGTGCAGCCACACATTgttggaagaggaaaaatttaGTCCGGCCAGGACTCTCTGAGAC contains these protein-coding regions:
- the FAM131B gene encoding protein FAM131B isoform X2, whose protein sequence is MDSTSSLHGSSFHRPSTELSMEDTTSILPKLKRNSNAYGIGALAKSSFSGISRSMKDHVTKPTAMGQGRVAHMIEWQGWGKGNSQQQQHTHETARKDADAYSDLSDGEKEARFLAGVMEQFAISEATLMAWSSMDGEDVSVNSNQENPSGNYPENYQELMESQEHMAQTQYDSWPHSYVSQGMYCLGSSDAWETSDQSLIASPATGSYLGQNFDESQTNLQEMWPLQTAQGGGGAESSTYMEDHIEDEGNPRLEKAPLLNKKPSPEEDDAVCRDLESLSPREEMEHAALSRKVSDVTSSGVQSFDEEEGETNN
- the FAM131B gene encoding protein FAM131B isoform X1, encoding MDSTSSLHGSSFHRPSTEQTRTDFSWDGINLSMEDTTSILPKLKRNSNAYGIGALAKSSFSGISRSMKDHVTKPTAMGQGRVAHMIEWQGWGKGNSQQQQHTHETARKDADAYSDLSDGEKEARFLAGVMEQFAISEATLMAWSSMDGEDVSVNSNQENPSGNYPENYQELMESQEHMAQTQYDSWPHSYVSQGMYCLGSSDAWETSDQSLIASPATGSYLGQNFDESQTNLQEMWPLQTAQGGGGAESSTYMEDHIEDEGNPRLEKAPLLNKKPSPEEDDAVCRDLESLSPREEMEHAALSRKVSDVTSSGVQSFDEEEGETNN